In Thermobaculum terrenum ATCC BAA-798, the DNA window TCCTCATCCGATATCTGCCTGAAGTCACTGTACCACAAGCCAACTGCCCCAAGCTCCGAAGGGGTTAGTAAACATACTAGCTCGTCTACCAGACTACGCATGAATGGAATTGCCTGTGAGGCGCATACTGGTATTGCCAGAATTATCTTCTTAGGATTTCTGCGCCTGACTGACTCCACAGCTGCTCTAGCTGTTACGCCTGTTGCTAGGCCATCATCTACTATAATCACAGTCTTACCTTCGAGAGGGATGTCTGGTCTCCCATCTCTATATTCCTGTGTCCTTCTTTGTAGCTCTTGAGCTTCCTCTTGAGATACTTTCTCTATATATTCTTTGCTAACTCCAAGGAGTCTTATCAATCGGTCGTCCAGAACCCTTATACCTCCTGGTGCTATTGCTCCTATACCTAGTTCGGGTTGCCCTGGGGCACCTAGCTTGCGAGCTACCAGCACGTCCATTGGGACACCCAGGTAGGTTGCTATCTCGTAACCTACCGGCACTCCTCCTCTTGGTAGTGCTAGTACTACTACATCCCCTTGTCCTTTATATAGAGATAGCTTCTCGGCCAGCTTTCTGCCTGCTTCGGATCTGTTTCTGAACATGATCTTTTCCCCTGATGGATTTTGTAGCAAGGTGGATTCCAAGGCAGCAGCATTATGATAGGTATCTGTGGACTTCTGCGTCCTTAGACTTTGTCTTCCATTTCTGTTCTTTCAGAAAGTGTTCTACCCAAGGACCAGTGCTCAACAAACCAGATGTAGCAAAGGCGTGTACTATCATAGGAGCTATTAAGGACTCTCCGGTTATCAAAAAAAGGCAACCAAACAGGAAACCAGCCGCAGTAACGCCTGCTACAGCTTTGCTTCCCCATTTAGCAGGTATATGGTAAGCGCCGAATACTAGGGTAGATATGAATAATGCAGTGGGATTGCCTATGTAGTTACCCAACAGCCCAATCATGATACCCCTGAAAACCAATTCTTCTGCGGGTGCATTCAGCACGCAGTAGTATGTTGTTTCAAGTAGTACATCAGGGGTTGTAGGACTGGAATTCCATTTGAGGACCTTTACCCGAAATGCCCAACTTACTACGCCAATTATGATGCCAATCAATATCGCTGGTAATAGGGTGTGTGCACCACTAAAGTACAAGCCAATATCCTTTGCGGATAAAGGAGTGGCTAGAATCAGCATTGCTGGGATAGCTATCATTGGGACTATTCGAAACGGGAAATCCCACTTCATCCAGCTTATGGAATCTTTTACAGTAACTTTTCTGCTGGACATTCTGGTACCCGGTGTACTGCTAGCCGAATAATTTATCGAGGTAGTTATTTACGTCTTGTCTATAAGTATCTCTTTTCCCGAGATCCTTTGTTATCCATTCCCTGATTGGGTTACCATATTTGAGATGTTCTCTAACTATACGCTGAAGCCTCTCTGGAGTGACGCCACCGTACCAAACCCGGTCGGGATAGATGATTAGTGTAGGACCTAACTCACACAGTTTACTGCAAGCTGCTGGACGAAGGAGGACATCTCCTTCTAAGCCTTCGTCTC includes these proteins:
- a CDS encoding phosphoribosyltransferase; the encoded protein is MFRNRSEAGRKLAEKLSLYKGQGDVVVLALPRGGVPVGYEIATYLGVPMDVLVARKLGAPGQPELGIGAIAPGGIRVLDDRLIRLLGVSKEYIEKVSQEEAQELQRRTQEYRDGRPDIPLEGKTVIIVDDGLATGVTARAAVESVRRRNPKKIILAIPVCASQAIPFMRSLVDELVCLLTPSELGAVGLWYSDFRQISDEEVKRLIESTQEQAQSKGEM
- a CDS encoding CPBP family intramembrane glutamic endopeptidase — translated: MSSRKVTVKDSISWMKWDFPFRIVPMIAIPAMLILATPLSAKDIGLYFSGAHTLLPAILIGIIIGVVSWAFRVKVLKWNSSPTTPDVLLETTYYCVLNAPAEELVFRGIMIGLLGNYIGNPTALFISTLVFGAYHIPAKWGSKAVAGVTAAGFLFGCLFLITGESLIAPMIVHAFATSGLLSTGPWVEHFLKEQKWKTKSKDAEVHRYLS
- a CDS encoding (2Fe-2S) ferredoxin domain-containing protein, which encodes MKYSVAICAGADCSKRNTSQLITVLEQALRDEGLEGDVLLRPAACSKLCELGPTLIIYPDRVWYGGVTPERLQRIVREHLKYGNPIREWITKDLGKRDTYRQDVNNYLDKLFG